One Kineococcus aurantiacus genomic window carries:
- a CDS encoding XRE family transcriptional regulator, producing MAPLRVAALEPLTDPALAPPVPETGLDALTVGRRIRHHRQAKGWTLAQLGEEVGAAQSQLSQVENGKREPRLSLITAVARALGVPPSDLLDPAPPPSRRAALEIELDHAQRSTLARSLGLTEVRSSRKLPTDALEALVQLHRELARRHDASNATPEEARRANTEIRQLMRASDNHLPEIEEVAEDLVRAAGYTVGALTHRQVARMAADLGFNIIHVDDLPHSARTVTDLANGRIYLPPASIPGGHGLRSLALQAIAHRVLEHERPASYTQFLRQRLEINYFAACCLMPRSAAVEFLSAAKADKDLAVEDFRDAFGVTHEAAAHRLTNLLTSHLGIPVHFLRVGDDGALYRGYENDGVPFPEDSSGAIEGQPVCRKWTARTVFDVRNRTTENYQYTDTPAGTFWCSSQTGTSDDGGFSITVGVPYAHAKWFRGRDTRVRNVSTCPEASCCRRPPAEVVERWADAAWPSARLHAQTLAPLPSGRFPGVDDLEVYQFLSSHAPRDV from the coding sequence ATGGCCCCACTGCGCGTCGCGGCGCTCGAACCGCTCACCGACCCCGCGCTGGCTCCGCCGGTCCCGGAGACGGGGCTGGACGCGCTGACCGTGGGCCGCCGCATCCGCCACCACCGGCAGGCCAAGGGGTGGACCCTGGCCCAGCTGGGGGAGGAGGTCGGGGCCGCCCAGAGCCAGCTGTCCCAGGTCGAGAACGGCAAGCGCGAACCGCGGCTGTCCCTCATCACCGCCGTCGCCCGGGCGCTGGGCGTGCCGCCGTCGGACCTGCTGGACCCCGCGCCGCCGCCGAGCCGGCGGGCCGCCCTGGAGATCGAGCTGGACCACGCCCAGCGCTCGACGCTGGCGCGGTCCCTGGGGCTGACCGAGGTCCGCTCCAGCCGCAAGCTGCCCACCGACGCCCTGGAGGCCCTCGTCCAGCTGCACCGGGAGCTGGCCCGCCGGCACGACGCCTCGAACGCGACCCCGGAGGAGGCCCGCCGGGCCAACACCGAGATCCGCCAGCTCATGCGCGCCTCGGACAACCACCTGCCCGAGATCGAGGAGGTGGCCGAGGACCTCGTGCGCGCCGCCGGGTACACCGTCGGGGCGCTGACCCACCGGCAGGTGGCGCGCATGGCGGCGGACCTGGGGTTCAACATCATCCACGTCGACGACCTGCCGCACTCGGCGCGCACCGTGACCGACCTGGCCAACGGCCGGATCTACCTGCCGCCGGCCTCCATCCCCGGCGGGCACGGCCTGCGCTCCCTGGCGCTGCAGGCCATCGCGCACCGCGTGCTGGAGCACGAGCGGCCCGCCAGCTACACGCAGTTCCTGCGGCAGCGGCTGGAGATCAACTACTTCGCGGCGTGCTGCCTGATGCCGCGCAGCGCGGCCGTGGAGTTCCTCTCGGCGGCCAAGGCCGACAAGGACCTCGCGGTGGAGGACTTCCGCGACGCCTTCGGCGTGACCCACGAGGCCGCCGCCCACCGGCTGACGAACCTGCTGACCTCGCACCTGGGGATCCCCGTGCACTTCCTGCGCGTCGGGGACGACGGCGCGCTGTACCGGGGGTACGAGAACGACGGCGTGCCGTTCCCGGAGGACTCCTCCGGCGCCATCGAGGGGCAGCCGGTGTGCCGCAAGTGGACCGCGCGCACCGTGTTCGACGTCCGGAACCGGACGACCGAGAACTACCAGTACACCGACACCCCCGCCGGGACGTTCTGGTGCTCCTCGCAGACCGGCACGAGCGACGACGGGGGTTTCTCCATCACCGTCGGCGTGCCGTACGCGCACGCGAAGTGGTTCCGCGGCCGCGACACCCGGGTCCGCAACGTCAGCACGTGCCCGGAGGCGTCGTGCTGCCGCCGGCCCCCGGCGGAGGTGGTGGAGCGCTGGGCCGACGCGGCGTGGCCCAGCGCGCGCCTGCACGCCCAGACCCTCGCCCCGCTGCCGTCGGGGCGCTTCCCCGGCGTCGACGACCTGGAGGTCTACCAGTTCCTGTCCTCGCACGCCCCGCGCGACGTCTGA
- a CDS encoding response regulator, which yields MRLLVVDDHKGFREGLVRLLGSLADVEVLGEAASGEEGLVQAGRLQPDVVLMDLAMPGIGGVEATRRLRESAPHVGVVVLTMSDDDASVFAAVRSGARGYLLKGAPRTEVARAVEAVAAGEALFSAAVAARLVTYFTAAADTPTAEPFPELTDREREVLGLLSRGLPNARIAAELGVSPKTVRNHVSHVFAKLQVADRAQAVARARDAGLGGGGGPGRQTSRGACEDRNW from the coding sequence GTGAGGCTGCTGGTCGTCGACGACCACAAGGGTTTCCGGGAGGGCCTGGTGCGGTTGCTGGGCTCGCTGGCGGACGTGGAGGTCCTGGGCGAGGCGGCCTCCGGCGAGGAGGGCCTGGTCCAGGCCGGACGGCTCCAGCCCGACGTCGTCCTCATGGACCTGGCCATGCCGGGCATCGGCGGGGTCGAGGCCACCCGGCGCCTGCGCGAGAGCGCACCGCACGTGGGGGTGGTCGTCCTCACGATGTCCGACGACGACGCGTCCGTGTTCGCCGCCGTGCGGTCGGGCGCACGCGGCTACCTGCTCAAGGGGGCCCCGCGCACCGAGGTGGCCCGGGCGGTGGAGGCGGTGGCCGCGGGGGAAGCGCTGTTCTCCGCGGCCGTGGCGGCCCGGCTCGTCACCTACTTCACAGCTGCCGCGGACACCCCCACCGCCGAACCGTTCCCCGAGCTCACCGACCGCGAGCGGGAGGTGCTGGGCCTGCTGAGCCGGGGACTGCCGAACGCCCGCATCGCCGCGGAACTGGGGGTGTCGCCGAAGACCGTGCGCAACCACGTCTCGCACGTCTTCGCGAAGCTGCAGGTGGCCGACCGGGCCCAGGCCGTCGCCCGCGCGCGGGACGCCGGCCTCGGGGGTGGTGGGGGGCCTGGCCGTCAGACGTCGCGCGGGGCGTGCGAGGACAGGAACTGGTAG
- a CDS encoding acyl-CoA dehydrogenase family protein, whose translation MPPAVLSDQTFDDLLARVRTGAAERERRRELPAGLVRELAAAGFANAHVPRAAGGEGASLETLFDRLVRLARADANVAHVFRGHLAFVEKQYFEPDPAVRDRWWRRVLDGDLVGNAVSEASATSDLSTVLRESERGLRLDGRKFYTTGSIYADWIDTSAAFGDRSVQVFVPTRAPGVEVVDDWKGFGQRLTGSGTTTFTDVEVDPAHVRPIDPDDDAQTYLLGFFQNVLLAVVVGIGYAALDDTVEYVRGRRRIFGYAGEALPREHHLVQAEVGGLSSAASAARAVVLQAARTLDAALGSHLRGGDPEALAEAQLEVYRAQQVVLPLVVDATARLFEVGGASAVDVDLGLDRHWRNARTIATHNPAIHRRRAIGDFELNGTPTRRYLPAG comes from the coding sequence GTGCCTCCCGCAGTGCTCAGCGACCAGACCTTCGACGACCTGCTGGCCCGGGTGCGGACCGGCGCCGCCGAGCGCGAGCGCCGCCGCGAGCTGCCCGCCGGGCTCGTCCGGGAACTGGCCGCCGCGGGGTTCGCCAACGCGCACGTGCCGCGGGCGGCCGGCGGGGAGGGCGCCTCGCTGGAGACGCTGTTCGACCGGCTCGTCCGGCTCGCCCGCGCCGACGCCAACGTCGCGCACGTCTTCCGCGGCCACCTGGCCTTCGTGGAGAAGCAGTACTTCGAGCCCGACCCCGCCGTCCGCGACCGCTGGTGGCGGCGCGTGCTGGACGGCGACCTCGTCGGCAACGCCGTCTCGGAGGCCTCGGCGACCTCGGACCTGTCGACGGTGCTGCGCGAGAGCGAGCGGGGGCTGCGGCTGGACGGCCGGAAGTTCTACACGACCGGCTCGATCTACGCCGACTGGATCGACACGTCCGCGGCCTTCGGCGACCGCAGCGTCCAGGTCTTCGTCCCGACCCGGGCGCCGGGCGTCGAGGTCGTCGACGACTGGAAGGGCTTCGGCCAGCGCCTGACCGGCAGCGGGACGACCACCTTCACCGACGTGGAGGTCGACCCCGCCCACGTCCGCCCCATCGACCCCGACGACGACGCCCAGACGTACCTGCTGGGCTTCTTCCAGAACGTGCTGCTGGCCGTGGTGGTCGGGATCGGCTACGCCGCGCTGGACGACACCGTGGAGTACGTGCGCGGGCGGCGGCGGATCTTCGGGTACGCCGGTGAGGCGCTGCCCCGCGAGCACCACCTCGTGCAGGCCGAGGTGGGCGGGCTGTCCAGCGCGGCCTCGGCCGCGCGGGCGGTCGTGCTGCAGGCGGCGCGCACGCTCGACGCCGCGCTCGGCTCGCACCTGCGCGGCGGGGACCCCGAGGCGCTGGCCGAGGCCCAGCTGGAGGTGTACCGCGCCCAGCAGGTCGTGCTGCCGCTCGTCGTCGACGCCACGGCGCGGCTGTTCGAGGTGGGCGGCGCCTCCGCCGTCGACGTCGACCTCGGGCTGGACCGGCACTGGCGCAACGCCCGGACCATCGCCACGCACAACCCGGCGATCCACCGCCGCCGCGCCATCGGCGACTTCGAGCTCAACGGGACCCCGACGCGGCGGTACCTGCCCGCGGGGTGA
- a CDS encoding phosphoenolpyruvate carboxykinase (GTP), with translation MTIELTRESTVTATDDLQLSTGPTSDPALSAWVREIAALTRPDAVVWCDGSRAEHDRLTAQMVAAGTLIPLNPTLRPGSFLARSAPTDVARVESRTFIASHRREDAGPTNNWREPGALREELAGVFAGSMRGRTMYVVPFSMGPVGGPISQLGVQVTDSPYAVVSMGIMTRTGTSALAAIEAGAPWVPAVHSVGYPLVDAVGRARADVPWPCNDLKYIAHFPEAREIWSFGSGYGGNALLGKKCFALRIASAMGRQEGWLAEHMLVLKVTSPESKVFHLAAAFPSACGKTNLAMLRPTLPGWRVETIGDDIAWMRPGPDGRLRAINPEAGFFGVAPGTGWSTNPTAMQMLSQDVIFTNVALTDDGDVWWEGMTEETPEHLVDWRGEDWTPDSPTPAAHPNARFTVAASQCPSIADDFDAPEGVAIDAVLFGGRRRSNVPLVTQAPDWSAGVFLGASISSEQTAAAEGTVGELRHDPFAMLPFAGYHMGDYFAHWLSMADRVEHLPQVFGVNWFRRGDDGRFLWPGFGENSRVLEWICRRLEGTAAAEETPVGLVPAAGALNLDGLDVPAADLQELFAVDPAAWSQELDRLEAYFARFGDRLPAQIGQSVDRVRDGLRAARWTRQRWADWQVD, from the coding sequence GTGACCATCGAACTGACGCGCGAGTCCACCGTCACCGCGACCGACGACCTGCAGCTGTCCACCGGGCCCACGAGCGACCCCGCGCTGTCGGCCTGGGTGCGGGAGATCGCCGCGCTGACCCGGCCGGACGCGGTCGTCTGGTGCGACGGGTCCCGGGCCGAGCACGACCGGCTGACCGCGCAGATGGTGGCGGCGGGCACGCTGATCCCGCTCAACCCGACGCTGCGGCCGGGGTCGTTCCTGGCGCGGTCGGCGCCGACGGACGTGGCCCGCGTGGAGTCGCGGACGTTCATCGCCTCGCACCGGCGCGAGGACGCCGGCCCGACGAACAACTGGCGCGAGCCCGGCGCCCTGCGCGAGGAGCTGGCCGGGGTCTTCGCCGGCAGCATGCGGGGCCGCACGATGTACGTCGTGCCGTTCTCCATGGGACCGGTGGGCGGCCCGATCTCCCAGCTGGGCGTGCAGGTCACCGACTCCCCGTACGCGGTGGTCTCCATGGGGATCATGACGCGGACGGGCACGTCGGCGCTGGCCGCGATCGAGGCCGGGGCCCCGTGGGTGCCCGCCGTGCACTCGGTGGGGTACCCGCTGGTGGACGCCGTGGGGCGGGCCCGGGCGGACGTGCCGTGGCCGTGCAACGACCTGAAGTACATCGCGCACTTCCCCGAGGCGCGCGAGATCTGGTCCTTCGGTTCCGGGTACGGCGGGAACGCCCTGCTGGGCAAGAAGTGCTTCGCGCTGCGGATCGCCTCGGCGATGGGCCGTCAGGAGGGCTGGCTGGCCGAGCACATGCTCGTGCTGAAGGTCACCAGCCCGGAGTCGAAGGTGTTCCACCTGGCCGCGGCCTTCCCCTCGGCGTGCGGCAAGACGAACCTGGCGATGCTGCGGCCCACGCTCCCGGGCTGGCGGGTCGAGACGATCGGGGACGACATCGCCTGGATGCGCCCCGGCCCCGACGGGCGGCTGCGGGCCATCAACCCCGAGGCCGGGTTCTTCGGGGTGGCACCGGGCACCGGGTGGTCGACGAACCCGACGGCGATGCAGATGCTGTCCCAGGACGTCATCTTCACCAACGTCGCGCTGACCGACGACGGCGACGTGTGGTGGGAGGGGATGACCGAGGAGACCCCCGAGCACCTGGTCGACTGGCGCGGCGAGGACTGGACCCCGGACAGCCCCACGCCCGCGGCGCACCCGAACGCGCGCTTCACCGTCGCGGCCTCGCAGTGCCCGAGCATCGCCGACGACTTCGACGCGCCCGAGGGCGTCGCGATCGACGCGGTCCTGTTCGGCGGCCGCCGCCGGTCGAACGTGCCGCTGGTGACGCAGGCGCCGGACTGGTCCGCCGGGGTGTTCCTGGGCGCCTCGATCTCCAGCGAGCAGACCGCCGCCGCCGAGGGGACGGTCGGCGAACTGCGGCACGACCCCTTCGCCATGCTGCCCTTCGCGGGCTACCACATGGGCGACTACTTCGCGCACTGGCTGTCGATGGCCGACCGGGTCGAGCACCTGCCGCAGGTGTTCGGCGTGAACTGGTTCCGCCGCGGCGACGACGGCCGGTTCCTGTGGCCCGGTTTCGGGGAGAACTCCCGCGTCCTGGAGTGGATCTGCCGCCGACTGGAGGGCACCGCCGCGGCCGAGGAGACCCCCGTGGGGCTCGTCCCGGCGGCCGGGGCCCTGAACCTCGACGGGCTCGACGTGCCCGCGGCGGACCTGCAGGAGCTGTTCGCCGTCGACCCGGCCGCCTGGTCGCAGGAGCTGGACCGGCTCGAGGCGTACTTCGCCCGCTTCGGCGACAGGCTGCCGGCGCAGATCGGGCAGAGCGTGGACCGGGTGCGCGACGGCCTGCGCGCCGCGCGCTGGACCCGGCAGCGCTGGGCGGACTGGCAGGTCGACTGA
- a CDS encoding zinc-binding dehydrogenase, with amino-acid sequence MLAARAVRASPDDPLSALEVADAPAAEPPAGWVRVSVRAAALNRHDLWSLRGVGLPADRLPMVLGCDAAGTTDDGAEVVVHAVVSDEDFRGDETLDPRRTLLSELHPGTLAEHVWVPRRNLLPKPAGWSFERAASLGTAWLTAYRMLFTQARAVPGQTVLVQGAAGGVSNALTALGSAAGLRVWVAGRTPERLVRARAWGAAATFATGERLPERVDAVFETVGKATWKHSVQSLRPGGRLVVSGATTGGDAPAMLENVFFRQLQVLGSTMGTREEFERLLRFCDTAGLEPEVDSVHALADARDAFARLESGEAVGKVLVRP; translated from the coding sequence GTGCTCGCCGCCCGTGCCGTCCGCGCCAGCCCCGACGACCCGCTGTCCGCACTGGAGGTCGCCGACGCCCCCGCCGCCGAGCCCCCCGCGGGCTGGGTCCGCGTGAGCGTCCGCGCCGCGGCCCTCAACCGGCACGACCTGTGGAGCCTGCGCGGGGTGGGGCTGCCCGCCGACCGGCTGCCCATGGTCCTGGGCTGCGACGCGGCGGGCACGACCGACGACGGCGCCGAGGTCGTCGTGCACGCCGTCGTCTCCGACGAGGACTTCCGCGGGGACGAGACGCTGGACCCGCGGCGCACGCTGCTGTCCGAGCTGCACCCGGGGACCCTGGCCGAGCACGTGTGGGTGCCGCGCCGCAACCTGCTGCCCAAGCCCGCCGGGTGGAGCTTCGAGCGGGCGGCGTCGCTGGGGACGGCGTGGCTGACGGCCTACCGCATGCTCTTCACCCAGGCCCGCGCCGTGCCGGGGCAGACCGTCCTGGTGCAGGGCGCCGCCGGCGGGGTCTCGAACGCGCTCACCGCGCTGGGGTCGGCCGCGGGCCTGCGGGTGTGGGTCGCGGGGCGCACCCCCGAACGGCTGGTCAGGGCCCGCGCGTGGGGGGCGGCGGCGACGTTCGCGACGGGGGAGCGGCTGCCCGAGCGGGTCGATGCCGTGTTCGAGACCGTCGGCAAGGCCACCTGGAAGCACTCGGTGCAGTCGCTGCGGCCCGGTGGCCGGCTCGTCGTCTCCGGGGCCACGACGGGCGGCGACGCGCCCGCCATGCTAGAGAACGTGTTCTTCCGGCAGCTGCAGGTGCTGGGTTCCACCATGGGGACCCGCGAGGAGTTCGAGCGCCTGCTGCGGTTCTGCGACACCGCGGGGCTCGAACCCGAGGTCGACTCGGTGCACGCGCTCGCCGACGCCCGGGACGCGTTCGCGCGCCTGGAGTCCGGCGAGGCCGTCGGGAAGGTCCTCGTCCGGCCCTGA
- a CDS encoding ATP-binding protein, whose product MPPPPALTVPAPRTPLPPWWWLTGTGTAVVTFLLCVPAGARRHGRVDESLVPDERWTVTDVRSALRELGVPEPLYAGAVHAVGQLVTVSFLTVAVLIGRRRPGDRGPLVVSLLLAVSGWALSGTHSTLATLLPFAAEALQRFGVAAFGGLTVLLLVFPDGRFRPRWTWVVAVVGVTCAALGVTGPVAAGADVLLVGTALLAQVRRYRHADPVGRQQTKWVVWSLSLVAAGGTALFASTTAFPAWTAPGPGGLVVSTVGNVLLVLLVLLVPLAVGAATTRYRLWDVDALINRTLLWGALTLTSTLVYLGVVAVVDATLRAPAGSPAVPAVVAALVVVALVAPTRRAAQRALNRWTFGDRDVPQVVLARLTARTAQAGSAQEALRAAATTLATALRLPATHLELLDRHGSPLLGSGPALPSSAAETTLVARGEAVGRLALAPRRGDVVLGARDRHLLDVVAPHLATLALALRSTEELRLAHRRLVTSAQEERRRMRRRLHDEVGPGLATAAMDLDVALTVLGSDPATARRLLEGVRATITDDVALVRGLAYRLYPPEVEQLGLAGAVEDVAQQHLTGADVDVDVRVGAPLGAAVEVAVYRIAAEALRNAGRHARAGRVRVRVVDGPGEVLLEVSDDGCGTAGSRPGAGLLGMRERAEELGGELQVVSPPGTTVRARLPLAPEVRP is encoded by the coding sequence GTGCCACCACCACCCGCGCTCACCGTCCCCGCCCCGCGCACCCCGCTCCCGCCCTGGTGGTGGCTCACCGGGACGGGGACCGCGGTGGTCACCTTCCTCCTGTGCGTGCCCGCCGGGGCGCGCCGGCACGGGCGGGTGGACGAGTCGCTGGTCCCGGACGAGCGCTGGACGGTGACCGACGTGCGGTCGGCGCTGCGGGAGCTCGGTGTCCCGGAACCGCTGTACGCCGGGGCCGTGCACGCCGTCGGCCAGCTCGTCACGGTCAGCTTCCTCACCGTGGCCGTCCTGATCGGCCGGCGGCGCCCCGGCGACCGCGGTCCCCTGGTGGTCTCGCTGCTGCTGGCCGTCAGCGGGTGGGCGCTCTCGGGGACGCACTCCACCCTCGCCACGCTCCTGCCGTTCGCCGCCGAAGCCCTGCAGCGGTTCGGCGTCGCCGCCTTCGGCGGGCTGACCGTCCTGCTCCTCGTGTTCCCCGACGGCCGTTTCCGCCCGCGGTGGACGTGGGTCGTGGCGGTCGTCGGGGTCACCTGCGCGGCGCTCGGGGTGACCGGACCGGTGGCCGCGGGCGCCGACGTCCTCCTCGTCGGCACCGCGCTGCTGGCGCAGGTCCGGCGGTACCGGCACGCCGACCCCGTCGGGCGCCAGCAGACGAAGTGGGTGGTCTGGAGCCTGAGCCTGGTGGCCGCCGGCGGGACGGCCCTGTTCGCCTCGACGACCGCGTTCCCGGCCTGGACCGCTCCGGGACCGGGCGGGCTCGTGGTCTCCACGGTCGGCAACGTCCTCCTGGTCCTCCTGGTGCTGCTGGTCCCCCTGGCCGTCGGGGCGGCGACGACCCGGTACCGGCTGTGGGACGTCGACGCCCTCATCAACCGCACCCTCCTGTGGGGCGCTCTCACGCTCACCTCCACCCTCGTGTACCTGGGGGTGGTCGCCGTGGTCGACGCGACGCTGCGGGCCCCGGCCGGCAGCCCCGCCGTCCCCGCCGTGGTCGCCGCGCTCGTGGTGGTCGCGCTCGTGGCCCCGACCCGGCGCGCCGCGCAGCGCGCGCTCAACCGGTGGACCTTCGGCGACCGGGACGTGCCGCAGGTGGTCCTGGCCCGGCTGACCGCCCGCACCGCGCAGGCGGGCTCGGCGCAGGAGGCGCTCCGCGCGGCGGCCACCACCCTCGCCACGGCGCTGCGCCTGCCCGCCACCCACCTCGAGCTCCTCGACCGGCACGGGTCCCCGCTGCTGGGCAGCGGGCCGGCGCTGCCCTCGAGCGCGGCCGAGACCACCCTCGTCGCGCGCGGTGAGGCCGTGGGGCGGTTGGCGCTGGCCCCCCGCCGCGGGGACGTGGTCCTGGGTGCTCGGGACCGGCACCTCCTCGACGTCGTGGCCCCCCACCTGGCCACGCTGGCCCTGGCGCTGCGCAGCACGGAGGAGCTGCGGCTCGCCCACCGCAGGCTCGTGACCTCGGCCCAGGAGGAGCGCCGCCGGATGCGGCGACGACTGCACGACGAAGTCGGTCCCGGCCTGGCCACCGCCGCGATGGACCTCGACGTGGCGCTGACCGTGCTGGGGTCCGACCCGGCGACCGCCCGCAGGTTGCTGGAGGGCGTCCGGGCGACGATCACCGACGACGTGGCCCTGGTCCGCGGGCTCGCCTACCGGCTCTACCCACCCGAGGTCGAGCAGCTGGGGCTGGCAGGTGCCGTGGAGGACGTCGCGCAGCAGCACCTGACGGGTGCGGACGTGGACGTCGACGTCCGGGTCGGGGCACCGCTGGGGGCGGCCGTCGAGGTCGCCGTCTACCGGATCGCCGCCGAGGCCCTGCGGAACGCCGGGCGCCACGCGCGGGCCGGCCGGGTCCGGGTACGCGTCGTCGACGGCCCGGGGGAGGTCCTGCTGGAGGTCAGCGACGACGGGTGCGGCACCGCCGGTTCCCGTCCCGGCGCCGGTCTGCTGGGGATGCGGGAACGGGCCGAGGAGCTCGGCGGGGAACTGCAGGTCGTCAGTCCCCCAGGGACCACCGTGCGGGCCCGCCTGCCGCTGGCCCCGGAGGTCCGGCCGTGA
- a CDS encoding acyl-CoA thioesterase domain-containing protein — MTDSPLLQVLDVRPAGDALDVFTGPNLRHWRTRLFGGQVLGQVAVAAGRTVTGDRDLHSLHAYFLRPGQPDVPVAFSVERLRDGRSFSARRVQATQNGVPILSAIASFQTRSEGLDHAEPAPDVPDPEDLPSDQDLLAALDHPVARQLGEGRHVDVRHVEPALYLAPDPAPAARQSVWLRLDAPLPGPDLLHRAALAYASDLSVLEPVLRRHGLAWATPGMSVASLDHAMWWHRPARADEWVLYVTQSPNASGARGLATGRMYDRQRRLLATVAQEGMLRLPGEGAGA; from the coding sequence GTGACCGACTCGCCCCTGCTCCAGGTCCTGGACGTGCGACCCGCCGGGGACGCGCTCGACGTGTTCACCGGGCCGAACCTGCGGCACTGGCGGACGAGGCTGTTCGGCGGCCAGGTGCTCGGGCAGGTCGCCGTCGCCGCGGGCCGCACCGTCACCGGCGACCGGGACCTGCACTCCCTGCACGCCTACTTCCTGCGCCCCGGCCAGCCCGACGTGCCCGTCGCGTTCTCCGTCGAGCGGCTGCGCGACGGCCGCTCGTTCTCGGCCCGCCGGGTCCAGGCGACGCAGAACGGGGTCCCGATCCTGTCCGCCATCGCCTCCTTCCAGACCCGCTCGGAGGGGCTGGACCACGCCGAACCCGCCCCCGACGTCCCCGACCCCGAGGACCTGCCCAGCGACCAGGACCTCCTCGCCGCGCTGGACCACCCGGTGGCCCGCCAGCTGGGCGAGGGCCGGCACGTCGACGTGCGCCACGTCGAACCGGCGCTCTACCTCGCCCCCGACCCCGCCCCCGCGGCGCGGCAGTCGGTGTGGCTGCGCCTGGACGCCCCCCTGCCCGGGCCGGACCTGCTGCACCGGGCGGCGCTGGCCTACGCCAGCGACCTGTCCGTGCTGGAACCGGTCCTGCGCCGCCACGGGCTGGCGTGGGCCACGCCGGGGATGAGCGTGGCGAGCCTGGACCACGCGATGTGGTGGCACCGGCCCGCGCGCGCGGACGAGTGGGTGCTGTACGTCACTCAGAGCCCGAACGCCTCGGGCGCGCGGGGGCTGGCGACCGGCCGCATGTACGACCGGCAGCGCCGGCTTCTGGCGACCGTGGCGCAGGAGGGCATGCTGCGCCTGCCCGGGGAGGGCGCGGGGGCCTGA
- a CDS encoding malonic semialdehyde reductase — MTTLDDRPRGLDEAARAALFSDAHTANAFAPTPVTDEQLTQIWELARWAPTGANLQPLRVLFVRSPEGKQRLVPLLSDTNQARAASAPVTAVLAVDDRFHDAIPTVAPFMAPRQGFLEENPAVRGEMGSYSAALQAGYFILAVRSLGLAAGPMAGFDKAAVDAEFFAGTNWRSSLVVNIGYPGEDAFRPRLPRLPHEDVVRFA; from the coding sequence ATGACCACCCTGGACGACCGCCCCCGGGGCCTCGACGAGGCCGCCCGCGCCGCGCTGTTCAGCGACGCGCACACCGCCAACGCCTTCGCCCCCACGCCCGTCACCGACGAGCAGCTCACGCAGATCTGGGAACTGGCGCGCTGGGCGCCCACCGGGGCGAACCTGCAGCCGCTGCGCGTGCTGTTCGTCCGCTCCCCCGAGGGCAAGCAGCGCCTGGTCCCGCTGCTGTCCGACACCAACCAGGCCCGCGCGGCCAGCGCCCCGGTCACCGCCGTGCTCGCCGTCGACGACCGCTTCCACGACGCCATCCCCACCGTGGCCCCCTTCATGGCCCCCCGCCAGGGCTTCCTGGAGGAGAACCCGGCCGTGCGCGGTGAGATGGGTTCCTACAGCGCGGCCCTGCAGGCCGGGTACTTCATCCTCGCCGTCCGCTCCCTCGGCCTGGCCGCCGGCCCCATGGCAGGTTTCGACAAGGCCGCCGTGGACGCGGAGTTCTTCGCCGGCACGAACTGGCGCTCGTCCCTCGTCGTGAACATCGGCTACCCCGGCGAGGACGCCTTCCGCCCCCGTCTGCCGCGGCTGCCGCACGAGGACGTCGTCCGCTTCGCCTGA